The Musa acuminata AAA Group cultivar baxijiao chromosome BXJ2-2, Cavendish_Baxijiao_AAA, whole genome shotgun sequence genome has a segment encoding these proteins:
- the LOC135605737 gene encoding trihelix transcription factor GTL1-like isoform X2 has product MQQQGGSRYGVPPSEMTPFSPEPPASRAHLLGIPGPEPLQDPPLAEAPSPLRSRPPAANFDELAPGAAGGNFPEDDGEGGERGGSGATGNRWPRQETLALLQIRSDMDSAFRDATLKGPLWEEVSRKLAELGYKRSAKKCKEKFENVHKYYKRTKDGRAGRQDGKSYRFFSQLEALHGGSSGGGGGATGMAGPPASRALPISAVAPSTLTVPTRAVVPQPTPPLGPHGISSSAAVGISFSSNSSSSASSESDDEETEEAGESQEGRKRKRGGGDSGSSRKMMAFFDRLMKQVMERQEAMQQRFLDAIEKREQDRMIRDEAWRRQEMTRLNREQELLAQERAMAASRDTAIISYLQKLSGQTIPMPTMPATPVSHAPPPQSAAPPRKPQPPPPPPTTQQQQQQRPPASVQSPSKQHVVQSDHHITEMARHQSSSGTELVPNTEPQDAEDGANLEPMSSSSRWPKTEVHALINLRSGLDSKYHEAGPKGPLWEEISAGMQRLGYNRSAKRCKEKWENINKYFKKVKDSNKHRPDDSKTCPYFHQLDALYRNRLLGSGSNVGTQRQEGQEVNPASNQQQSGAPMNLSSTPPLHQPPAEAESKNEKNCSNNSGCDGNSEGGGGSNAIQAQTGNGGLPSSFFDEGLKK; this is encoded by the exons ATGCAGCAGCAAGGAGGGTCCAGATACGGAGTGCCGCCCTCCGAAATGAccccgttctcgcccgagccgccCGCCTCCCGAGCACACCTGCTTGGAATTCCCGGTCCCGAGCCGCTCCAAGATCCGCCGCTGGCCGAGGCGCCGTCGCCCTTAAGAAGCCGCCCCCCGGCGGCGAATTTCGACGAACTAGCTCCCGGCGCCGCAGGAGGCAACTTTCCGGAGGACGATGGCGAGGGGGGCGAGAGAGGCGGCAGTGGCGCGACCGGAAACCGGTGGCCGCGCCAGGAGACGCTCGCCCTGCTGCAGATCCGCTCCGACATGGACTCCGCCTTCCGGGACGCCACCCTCAAGGGACCGCTTTGGGAGGAGGTCTCCAG GAAGCTGGCGGAGCTGGGCTACAAGAGGAGTGCCAAGAAGTGCAAGGAGAAGTTCGAGAACGTGCACAAGTACTACAAGCGCACCAAGGACGGCCGCGCCGGTCGCCAGGACGGCAAGAGCTACCGCTTCTTCAGCCAGCTCGAAGCTCTCCACGGCGGCAGCAGTGGTGGCGGAGGAGGCGCCACTGGCATGGCGGGCCCACCCGCCAGCAGAGCTCTGCCTATCTCTGCCGTAGCCCCATCGACGCTTACGGTGCCCACTAGGGCGGTCGTCCCGCAGCCAACCCCTCCCCTTGGCCCGCATGGAATCTCCAGCTCCGCCGCCGTAGGTATCAGCTTCTCGTCGAATTCTTCGTCTTCTGCGTCGTCCGAGTCCGACGACGAGGAGACCGAAGAGGCCGGGGAGAGCCAGGAAGGGAGGAAGCGGAAGCGCGGCGGCGGAGACTCGGGAAGTAGCAGGAAGATGATGGCATTCTTCGATCGGCTGATGAAGCAAGTGATGGAGCGGCAGGAGGCGATGCAGCAGCGGTTCTTGGATGCCATAGAGAAGAGAGAGCAGGACAGGATGATCCGAGACGAGGCGTGGCGGCGGCAGGAGATGACGCGGCTCAACCGTGAGCAGGAGCTCTTGGCTCAGGAGCGGGCCATGGCCGCGTCCAGAGACACCGCCATAATCTCCTACCTTCAGAAGCTAAGCGGCCAGACGATCCCGATGCCCACCATGCCTGCTACCCCTGTGTCGCATGCACCGCCGCCACAATCAGCCGCACCTCCACGAAAGCCAcagcctccaccgccgccgccgacgacgcagcagcagcagcagcagagaccGCCCGCTTCGGTACAATCACCCTCGAAGCAGCATGTGGTTCAGAGTGACCACCACATCACCGAGATGGCACGGCATCAGTCATCATCGGGGACAGAGCTCGTCCCCAATACGGAGCCTCAGGATGCAGAGGATGGCGCAAACCTGGAGCCCATGTCGTCGTCCTCGCGGTGGCCAAAGACGGAGGTGCATGCTTTGATCAACCTCCGGAGCGGTCTCGACTCGAAGTACCATGAGGCTGGACCGAAGGGACCACTGTGGGAGGAGATCTCAGCCGGAATGCAGCGCCTCGGCTATAACCGGAGCGCCAAGCGGTGTAAGGAGAAGTGGGAGAACATCAACAAGTACTTCAAGAAGGTGAAGGACAGCAACAAGCATCGACCCGATGACTCCAAGACCTGCCCTTACTTCCACCAATTGGATGCCCTCTACCGCAACAGGCTCCTCGGCAGTGGCAGCAACGTGGGCACTCAACGTCAGGAAGGCCAAGAAGTCAATCCCGCTTCCAATCAACAGCAGAGTGGCGCACCAATGAATCTGTCATCAACGCCCCCTCTTCATCAACCTCCCGCAGAGGCCGAAAGCAAGAACGAGAAGAACTGCAGCAATAACAGTGGATGCGATGGGAATTCTGAGGGTGGCGGCGGTTCAAATGCCATACAGGCACAAACTGGCAATGGAGGACTTCCATCGAGCTTCTTCGACGAAGGGTTGAAGAAG TAG
- the LOC135605737 gene encoding trihelix transcription factor GTL1-like isoform X1: MQQQGGSRYGVPPSEMTPFSPEPPASRAHLLGIPGPEPLQDPPLAEAPSPLRSRPPAANFDELAPGAAGGNFPEDDGEGGERGGSGATGNRWPRQETLALLQIRSDMDSAFRDATLKGPLWEEVSRKLAELGYKRSAKKCKEKFENVHKYYKRTKDGRAGRQDGKSYRFFSQLEALHGGSSGGGGGATGMAGPPASRALPISAVAPSTLTVPTRAVVPQPTPPLGPHGISSSAAVGISFSSNSSSSASSESDDEETEEAGESQEGRKRKRGGGDSGSSRKMMAFFDRLMKQVMERQEAMQQRFLDAIEKREQDRMIRDEAWRRQEMTRLNREQELLAQERAMAASRDTAIISYLQKLSGQTIPMPTMPATPVSHAPPPQSAAPPRKPQPPPPPPTTQQQQQQRPPASVQSPSKQHVVQSDHHITEMARHQSSSGTELVPNTEPQDAEDGANLEPMSSSSRWPKTEVHALINLRSGLDSKYHEAGPKGPLWEEISAGMQRLGYNRSAKRCKEKWENINKYFKKVKDSNKHRPDDSKTCPYFHQLDALYRNRLLGSGSNVGTQRQEGQEVNPASNQQQSGAPMNLSSTPPLHQPPAEAESKNEKNCSNNSGCDGNSEGGGGSNAIQAQTGNGGLPSSFFDEGLKKTVVIAKEPMGQQQAAFNDYDKLNEADSDNMDKEEEDDDDDDEDGKMQYKIQFQRQNVSAGSGGNTSTATAGSYLAIAQ, encoded by the exons ATGCAGCAGCAAGGAGGGTCCAGATACGGAGTGCCGCCCTCCGAAATGAccccgttctcgcccgagccgccCGCCTCCCGAGCACACCTGCTTGGAATTCCCGGTCCCGAGCCGCTCCAAGATCCGCCGCTGGCCGAGGCGCCGTCGCCCTTAAGAAGCCGCCCCCCGGCGGCGAATTTCGACGAACTAGCTCCCGGCGCCGCAGGAGGCAACTTTCCGGAGGACGATGGCGAGGGGGGCGAGAGAGGCGGCAGTGGCGCGACCGGAAACCGGTGGCCGCGCCAGGAGACGCTCGCCCTGCTGCAGATCCGCTCCGACATGGACTCCGCCTTCCGGGACGCCACCCTCAAGGGACCGCTTTGGGAGGAGGTCTCCAG GAAGCTGGCGGAGCTGGGCTACAAGAGGAGTGCCAAGAAGTGCAAGGAGAAGTTCGAGAACGTGCACAAGTACTACAAGCGCACCAAGGACGGCCGCGCCGGTCGCCAGGACGGCAAGAGCTACCGCTTCTTCAGCCAGCTCGAAGCTCTCCACGGCGGCAGCAGTGGTGGCGGAGGAGGCGCCACTGGCATGGCGGGCCCACCCGCCAGCAGAGCTCTGCCTATCTCTGCCGTAGCCCCATCGACGCTTACGGTGCCCACTAGGGCGGTCGTCCCGCAGCCAACCCCTCCCCTTGGCCCGCATGGAATCTCCAGCTCCGCCGCCGTAGGTATCAGCTTCTCGTCGAATTCTTCGTCTTCTGCGTCGTCCGAGTCCGACGACGAGGAGACCGAAGAGGCCGGGGAGAGCCAGGAAGGGAGGAAGCGGAAGCGCGGCGGCGGAGACTCGGGAAGTAGCAGGAAGATGATGGCATTCTTCGATCGGCTGATGAAGCAAGTGATGGAGCGGCAGGAGGCGATGCAGCAGCGGTTCTTGGATGCCATAGAGAAGAGAGAGCAGGACAGGATGATCCGAGACGAGGCGTGGCGGCGGCAGGAGATGACGCGGCTCAACCGTGAGCAGGAGCTCTTGGCTCAGGAGCGGGCCATGGCCGCGTCCAGAGACACCGCCATAATCTCCTACCTTCAGAAGCTAAGCGGCCAGACGATCCCGATGCCCACCATGCCTGCTACCCCTGTGTCGCATGCACCGCCGCCACAATCAGCCGCACCTCCACGAAAGCCAcagcctccaccgccgccgccgacgacgcagcagcagcagcagcagagaccGCCCGCTTCGGTACAATCACCCTCGAAGCAGCATGTGGTTCAGAGTGACCACCACATCACCGAGATGGCACGGCATCAGTCATCATCGGGGACAGAGCTCGTCCCCAATACGGAGCCTCAGGATGCAGAGGATGGCGCAAACCTGGAGCCCATGTCGTCGTCCTCGCGGTGGCCAAAGACGGAGGTGCATGCTTTGATCAACCTCCGGAGCGGTCTCGACTCGAAGTACCATGAGGCTGGACCGAAGGGACCACTGTGGGAGGAGATCTCAGCCGGAATGCAGCGCCTCGGCTATAACCGGAGCGCCAAGCGGTGTAAGGAGAAGTGGGAGAACATCAACAAGTACTTCAAGAAGGTGAAGGACAGCAACAAGCATCGACCCGATGACTCCAAGACCTGCCCTTACTTCCACCAATTGGATGCCCTCTACCGCAACAGGCTCCTCGGCAGTGGCAGCAACGTGGGCACTCAACGTCAGGAAGGCCAAGAAGTCAATCCCGCTTCCAATCAACAGCAGAGTGGCGCACCAATGAATCTGTCATCAACGCCCCCTCTTCATCAACCTCCCGCAGAGGCCGAAAGCAAGAACGAGAAGAACTGCAGCAATAACAGTGGATGCGATGGGAATTCTGAGGGTGGCGGCGGTTCAAATGCCATACAGGCACAAACTGGCAATGGAGGACTTCCATCGAGCTTCTTCGACGAAGGGTTGAAGAAG ACAGTAGTCATTGCGAAGGAGCCGATGGGGCAACAGCAAGCTGCGTTCAATGACTACGATAAGTTAAATGAAGCTGACAGCGACAACATGGACAAAGAAGAGGAGGacgacgatgacgatgatgagGACGGGAAAATGCAGTACAAGATACAGTTCCAGAGGCAGAACGTGAGCGCCGGCAGCGGAGGAAACACGTCCACGGCCACTGCGGGCTCCTACTTGGCAATAGCTCAATAG